In Bradyrhizobium sp. 1(2017), one DNA window encodes the following:
- a CDS encoding branched-chain amino acid ABC transporter permease, whose amino-acid sequence MNVAQQIINGIVLGSGYACIALGWTILLGVARLVNFAHGQLYMLGAFVTWYAITKMGLSYPLAILVAIVVLGIIGLLMQGAMMRLVMTQNLTSLMIVTLGLGYVLQGGSALIFGGNPQTLPGTLARAKVDIGPLWFTWQDVLVLVVTLLLYCAVWLFTQRTRFGSVIRAVAEDPKLAELFGINAKFVYLGVFVFECSAVALGAALVAPRSPILTSMGFNEVIMTFVVVVVGGIGSIGGALAAGLGLGLFTAFFGAFVSPAYTTAAAFALLLALLVIRPAGLATK is encoded by the coding sequence ATGAATGTCGCGCAGCAGATCATCAACGGCATCGTGCTCGGCTCCGGCTATGCCTGCATCGCGCTGGGCTGGACCATCCTGCTCGGTGTTGCGCGTCTGGTGAATTTCGCTCACGGTCAGCTCTACATGCTCGGCGCGTTCGTCACCTGGTACGCTATCACCAAGATGGGTCTTTCATACCCGCTCGCCATCCTCGTAGCCATCGTCGTACTCGGTATCATCGGTCTCCTCATGCAGGGCGCGATGATGCGCCTCGTCATGACGCAGAACCTGACCAGCCTGATGATCGTGACCCTCGGCCTCGGCTACGTCCTGCAGGGCGGCAGCGCGCTCATCTTCGGCGGTAATCCCCAGACGCTGCCCGGGACATTGGCACGCGCCAAAGTCGATATCGGCCCGCTCTGGTTCACCTGGCAGGACGTGCTGGTGCTGGTCGTCACGCTCCTGCTCTATTGTGCGGTCTGGCTCTTCACGCAGCGCACGCGGTTCGGCTCCGTCATCCGCGCCGTAGCCGAGGACCCGAAGCTTGCAGAGCTGTTCGGGATCAATGCAAAGTTCGTGTATCTCGGCGTCTTCGTGTTCGAATGCTCGGCGGTTGCGCTCGGCGCTGCGCTGGTTGCGCCTCGCTCGCCAATCCTGACCAGCATGGGCTTCAACGAGGTCATCATGACCTTTGTCGTGGTCGTAGTTGGCGGTATCGGCTCGATCGGCGGCGCGCTCGCGGCCGGCCTCGGGCTTGGCCTGTTCACCGCCTTCTTTGGCGCGTTCGTATCGCCGGCCTACACGACGG
- a CDS encoding ABC transporter ATP-binding protein, with translation MTGVLQSDNLSVRYAGNVAVSGVSIGVPAGRMVGLVGANGAGKTTLVNALAGWSRGHAVVTGGVQLEGRSLDRLAAHERVARGLTLVPEGKNIFAELTVDENLALVRPPADATGRHLFTTPEVFEFFPRLAERRSHKGAALSGGERQMLAVGRALLAGPRVLMLDEPSAGLAPRLITDLLSRIRQLVDRGLPVLLVEQNVKAALKVVDHLYLLERGKIVGEGSADVMAADHRIIEAYLGTIADGTPS, from the coding sequence ATGACCGGCGTGCTCCAGAGCGATAATCTCTCTGTCCGCTACGCCGGCAATGTTGCCGTGTCAGGTGTCAGCATCGGCGTGCCCGCAGGGCGGATGGTTGGCCTCGTCGGCGCCAACGGCGCCGGCAAGACCACGCTGGTCAATGCGCTGGCCGGCTGGTCGCGTGGCCACGCCGTCGTGACCGGCGGCGTACAGCTTGAAGGACGCAGCCTCGACAGGCTTGCCGCTCATGAACGGGTGGCCCGCGGTCTCACGCTCGTCCCCGAGGGCAAAAACATCTTTGCTGAACTGACCGTCGATGAAAACCTGGCGCTGGTGCGACCGCCCGCGGACGCCACCGGCCGACATCTCTTCACCACTCCAGAGGTCTTCGAGTTCTTCCCTCGCCTCGCCGAACGCCGGTCGCACAAGGGCGCAGCGCTTTCCGGCGGCGAGCGCCAGATGCTTGCGGTAGGGCGTGCGCTGCTCGCGGGCCCGCGGGTGCTGATGCTGGATGAGCCCTCCGCAGGTCTCGCGCCCCGACTGATCACCGACCTGCTTTCCCGCATTCGCCAATTGGTCGATCGCGGCCTGCCAGTGCTGCTGGTCGAGCAGAACGTGAAGGCCGCCCTGAAGGTCGTCGACCATCTCTATCTGCTCGAACGCGGCAAGATCGTCGGCGAAGGCTCGGCCGACGTCATGGCTGCCGACCACCGCATCATCGAAGCCTATCTCGGCACCATCGCGGATGGAACGCCGTCATGA
- a CDS encoding ABC transporter ATP-binding protein, protein MDGRVASSGETRHGAVDVLRVERLTVQYGALVALRDVSWSVRDNEILGIIGPNGAGKSSCFAAVTNAVTHGGSTFLDNSDVSGLRTFDLAARGLRRTFQQNSFFGELTVLQNAISAIFRDFSTGLATSLFAPWREATTRRAAEIAAAQLLDFFGIARQYHDQLPGDIPYGVQRLLSVALAYGTGAKVLLLDEPAAGLSGGDMKKLADVLIGLRKRNLALVVIEHHMDLIMSIADRIVMIDQGAMLATGTPADIQRDPRVREAYLGRDE, encoded by the coding sequence ATGGACGGCCGGGTGGCAAGTTCCGGAGAAACGCGACACGGCGCGGTCGACGTGCTGCGCGTCGAAAGACTGACCGTGCAGTATGGCGCGCTCGTCGCCCTCCGCGACGTCAGCTGGTCGGTCCGTGATAACGAGATCCTCGGCATCATCGGTCCGAATGGCGCCGGCAAGAGCAGCTGTTTTGCCGCCGTCACCAATGCCGTCACCCACGGCGGCAGCACTTTCCTCGACAACAGCGACGTGTCGGGACTCCGGACGTTCGATCTTGCGGCGCGCGGCTTGCGCCGTACATTCCAGCAGAATTCGTTCTTCGGCGAATTGACGGTCCTGCAGAACGCGATCTCGGCCATCTTCCGCGATTTCTCGACGGGTCTTGCGACGTCGCTCTTCGCCCCGTGGCGTGAGGCCACCACGCGCCGCGCAGCCGAGATCGCCGCCGCGCAGCTGCTCGACTTCTTCGGGATCGCCCGCCAGTACCACGACCAGCTTCCCGGCGACATCCCTTACGGCGTGCAGCGCCTGCTTTCCGTTGCCCTCGCCTATGGGACCGGTGCAAAGGTGCTCCTGCTTGATGAACCCGCCGCAGGACTCAGTGGTGGCGACATGAAGAAGCTGGCCGACGTCCTGATCGGACTACGCAAGCGCAACCTCGCGCTCGTCGTCATCGAGCATCATATGGACCTGATCATGTCGATTGCCGACCGCATCGTTATGATCGACCAGGGCGCGATGCTGGCAACGGGAACACCGGCCGACATCCAGCGTGATCCTCGCGTGCGTGAGGCCTATCTGGGGCGCGACGAATGA
- a CDS encoding amino acid ABC transporter substrate-binding protein translates to MRLPAVLLALTCLASAASAQDLSGTLQKIKETKKITLGYQEASVPFSYLDGNQKPVGFAMDICLSIVEAVKKQLGMSDIAVDTLAVTSSNRIPLMVNGTLDLHCSATTNNADRQKQVAFTNTHFLSATRFAAKKAAKINTIDDLKGKAVTAVAGSVNLTQLAKVNTERNLGINVMPAKDQAEAFLLLETDRAQAYALDDVQLAVAIARSKEPQAYMISEEAFSKPEPYGIMLRREDAPFKALADRATAELYASPEIEVLYKKWLQSPTPPNGLNYNVPMSSALRNAFKKPSSSADPDVYAVN, encoded by the coding sequence ATGCGTTTACCTGCTGTTCTCCTGGCCCTGACATGTCTTGCGAGCGCAGCTTCGGCCCAAGACCTCTCGGGCACGCTCCAGAAGATCAAGGAGACCAAGAAGATCACGCTCGGCTATCAGGAGGCCTCGGTCCCGTTCAGCTATCTCGACGGCAACCAGAAGCCGGTTGGCTTCGCCATGGACATCTGCCTCAGCATCGTCGAGGCCGTGAAGAAGCAGCTCGGCATGTCCGACATCGCCGTCGACACCCTCGCGGTGACGTCGTCGAACCGGATTCCGCTGATGGTCAACGGCACGCTCGATCTGCATTGCTCGGCGACCACCAACAATGCCGATCGCCAGAAGCAGGTCGCCTTCACCAATACCCATTTTCTCAGTGCGACGCGATTTGCTGCGAAGAAGGCCGCCAAGATCAACACCATTGACGATCTCAAGGGCAAGGCGGTCACCGCCGTCGCAGGCTCGGTCAACCTGACGCAGCTCGCCAAGGTCAACACCGAACGTAATCTCGGCATCAACGTGATGCCGGCCAAGGACCAGGCCGAGGCGTTCCTGCTGCTGGAGACCGACCGCGCCCAGGCCTATGCGCTCGACGACGTCCAGCTCGCAGTCGCGATCGCGCGGTCGAAGGAGCCGCAAGCTTACATGATCAGCGAGGAGGCGTTCTCCAAGCCCGAGCCTTACGGCATCATGCTGCGGCGGGAGGATGCACCATTCAAGGCGCTCGCCGACCGTGCCACGGCGGAGCTCTATGCGAGCCCGGAGATCGAGGTGCTCTACAAGAAATGGCTGCAATCGCCGACGCCGCCGAACGGCCTCAACTACAATGTCCCGATGTCGTCCGCCTTGCGCAACGCCTTCAAGAAGCCGAGCTCGAGCGCCGATCCCGATGTGTACGCGGTGAACTGA
- a CDS encoding acyl-CoA dehydrogenase family protein — protein sequence MLYPMSPKVVDLKRRLESFMDRHIYPNEERFYREAEELGPWKVYPVVEELKPLARAEGLWNLFLPESNHGAGLTNLEYAPLCEVMGRSHLAPEVFNCSAPDTGNMEVLERYGTEKDKERWLKPLLAGEIRSCFAMTEPAVASSDATNIESSIVRDGDHYVINGRKWYTTNATDPRCKICIFMGKTDPDNPDRHKQQSMILVPMDTPGIEVKRPLPVFGFYGVPDRASEVVFANVRVPKENMLLGEGRGFEIAQGRLGPGRIHHCMRLIGLAERTLEKMCRRVRSRVAFGKPVSEQTVTQERIAEARIMIEQARLLTLNAAYAMDTVGNKVAKAEIAMIKVAVPNMACQIIDWAIQAHGGGGTSNDFGLTQAYATARLLRLADGPDEVHRNQIARFELKKYSNA from the coding sequence ATGCTGTACCCGATGTCGCCAAAAGTCGTCGACCTCAAGCGCAGGCTCGAGAGCTTCATGGACCGGCACATCTATCCGAACGAGGAACGGTTCTATCGCGAGGCCGAAGAGCTTGGACCCTGGAAAGTCTACCCCGTCGTCGAGGAGCTGAAGCCGCTGGCGCGCGCCGAGGGGCTCTGGAATCTGTTCCTGCCCGAGAGCAATCACGGCGCGGGTCTTACCAATCTCGAATACGCCCCGCTCTGCGAGGTCATGGGCCGCTCGCACCTTGCGCCCGAAGTGTTCAATTGCTCGGCGCCAGACACCGGCAACATGGAGGTGCTCGAACGCTACGGCACCGAGAAGGACAAGGAGCGGTGGCTGAAGCCGCTGCTTGCGGGCGAAATCCGCTCCTGCTTCGCCATGACCGAGCCGGCGGTCGCCTCGTCCGACGCGACCAACATCGAAAGCTCGATCGTGCGCGACGGCGATCACTACGTGATCAACGGGCGCAAATGGTACACGACCAATGCGACCGACCCGCGCTGCAAGATCTGCATCTTCATGGGCAAGACCGATCCCGACAATCCGGACCGGCACAAGCAGCAATCCATGATCCTGGTGCCGATGGACACGCCGGGCATCGAAGTGAAACGCCCCCTGCCCGTGTTCGGCTTCTACGGCGTGCCCGACCGCGCCTCCGAAGTGGTCTTCGCCAACGTGCGGGTGCCCAAGGAGAACATGCTGCTTGGCGAAGGCCGCGGGTTCGAGATCGCGCAGGGGCGGCTTGGCCCCGGCCGTATCCATCACTGCATGCGGCTGATCGGGCTCGCCGAACGCACCTTGGAAAAGATGTGCCGCCGCGTCCGCAGCCGCGTTGCCTTCGGCAAGCCGGTCTCGGAGCAGACGGTGACGCAAGAGCGTATCGCGGAGGCACGCATCATGATCGAGCAGGCCAGGCTACTGACGCTCAATGCCGCCTACGCGATGGACACGGTCGGCAACAAGGTGGCGAAGGCCGAGATCGCGATGATCAAGGTCGCCGTACCCAACATGGCCTGCCAGATCATCGACTGGGCCATCCAGGCGCATGGCGGCGGTGGGACCTCGAACGATTTTGGTCTGACCCAGGCCTACGCCACCGCGCGGTTGCTACGACTGGCGGACGGGCCGGACGAGGTGCACAGGAACCAGATCGCGCGGTTCGAGCTGAAGAAATACTCGAACGCTTAG
- a CDS encoding glycoside hydrolase family 172 protein — MAFSGLGLHLGNLSRLSNAQTRSISPENFTGEKGKGGMSVDGPAARQARDLGQGWKVSPYVVIEPGTTFTLADVEGQGAIQQIWMTLARGRLRHSILRVYWDDQTLPSVECPAGDFFACGWEEYAQVSSLAVCVNPGRAFNCYWEMPFRKRARFTLENRSEEQLTVYYQINYTLTDVPEDCAYFHAQFRRTNPLPYKEVYTILDGIGGAGQYVGTYMAWGVNNNGWWGEGEIKFYIDGDGAFPTICGTGTEDYFCGAYNFDPYVAHSGQGETKQSRYQEFTTPYAGLPQVIRPDGVYRSQQRFGLYRWHIPDPVRFRSDLRVTIQALGWLPGVKEAKYLPLQDDIASVAFWYQTLPTAPFPKLPEPDYLEIG, encoded by the coding sequence ATGGCGTTTTCCGGATTGGGCCTGCATCTCGGCAATCTCTCGCGCCTGTCGAACGCGCAGACGCGCTCGATCAGCCCCGAGAATTTCACCGGCGAGAAGGGCAAGGGCGGCATGTCGGTCGATGGCCCCGCCGCGCGTCAGGCCCGCGATCTCGGTCAGGGCTGGAAGGTGTCGCCCTATGTCGTCATCGAGCCCGGCACGACGTTCACGCTCGCCGACGTCGAAGGCCAGGGCGCGATCCAGCAGATCTGGATGACGCTGGCGCGCGGGCGCCTGCGCCATTCGATCCTGCGCGTCTACTGGGATGACCAAACGCTACCCAGCGTCGAATGCCCGGCCGGCGATTTCTTCGCCTGCGGATGGGAAGAATACGCGCAAGTGTCCTCGCTCGCGGTCTGCGTCAACCCTGGCCGCGCCTTCAACTGCTACTGGGAGATGCCGTTCCGCAAGCGCGCCCGCTTTACGCTGGAGAACCGCAGCGAGGAGCAGCTCACCGTCTACTACCAGATCAACTACACCCTGACCGACGTGCCGGAAGATTGCGCTTACTTCCATGCCCAGTTCAGGCGCACCAATCCGCTGCCTTACAAGGAGGTCTATACCATCCTCGACGGCATCGGCGGCGCCGGCCAATACGTCGGCACCTACATGGCCTGGGGCGTCAACAACAACGGCTGGTGGGGCGAAGGCGAGATCAAGTTCTACATCGACGGCGACGGCGCATTCCCGACCATCTGCGGCACCGGGACCGAGGACTATTTTTGCGGCGCCTACAATTTCGATCCTTACGTTGCCCATTCCGGCCAGGGCGAGACGAAGCAATCGCGCTACCAGGAATTCACCACGCCCTATGCCGGCCTGCCGCAGGTGATCCGGCCCGATGGCGTCTACAGGTCGCAACAGCGTTTCGGCCTGTACCGCTGGCACATTCCCGATCCCGTGCGCTTCCGTTCCGATCTGCGCGTGACGATCCAGGCATTGGGCTGGCTGCCGGGCGTCAAGGAGGCGAAATATCTTCCGTTACAGGACGACATCGCCTCGGTGGCGTTCTGGTACCAGACGCTGCCGACCGCACCCTTCCCGAAGCTTCCCGAACCGGATTATCTCGAGATCGGCTGA